In Arthrobacter sp. StoSoilB5, one genomic interval encodes:
- a CDS encoding EamA family transporter gives MMDTNAAGVRPSRKAGGAATLLASALSNQLGAATASFAFPVMGPVGVVAVRQLVAAAVLLPIVRPRLRELSWRQWWPVLLLAVSFGTMNLGLYASVQRIGLGLAVTLEFLGPLAVALISSRRRSSALCAVVAALGVLAITRPESSIDVVGIGLGLIAACSWAAYILLNRTVGQRVQGIQGTAAATGASATLFLPVAVVIFISQPVDGLAVLCAVAAGIFASVLPYVADLIALRRVPANMFGVLMSINPVFAAVIGAVILHQDLAAGQWVGIGLIVAANAGVLLLRERGRGETVVSRTPEPARSNHGPGAVMAPGGVVPGDLER, from the coding sequence ATGATGGATACCAATGCAGCGGGAGTAAGGCCGTCCCGGAAGGCCGGTGGCGCGGCCACCCTCCTGGCGAGTGCGCTTTCCAACCAGCTCGGTGCCGCCACGGCCTCGTTTGCGTTTCCTGTCATGGGACCCGTGGGCGTGGTGGCGGTTCGGCAGCTTGTGGCGGCCGCTGTGTTGTTGCCTATCGTCCGGCCCCGGCTGCGGGAATTGAGTTGGCGGCAATGGTGGCCTGTCCTTCTCCTAGCAGTGTCCTTCGGCACCATGAATCTCGGACTGTATGCGTCTGTCCAGCGGATTGGCCTGGGGCTTGCCGTCACCCTGGAGTTCCTTGGGCCCCTGGCCGTGGCCTTAATCAGCTCGCGACGAAGGAGCAGTGCGCTCTGCGCCGTGGTTGCGGCGTTGGGCGTCCTCGCCATCACCCGGCCGGAGTCATCCATAGACGTGGTAGGCATCGGTTTGGGGCTCATTGCCGCCTGCAGCTGGGCTGCCTACATCCTCCTTAATCGGACCGTGGGCCAGCGAGTCCAAGGCATTCAAGGGACGGCAGCCGCTACGGGGGCTTCGGCAACGCTGTTCCTGCCTGTCGCCGTCGTGATTTTCATCAGCCAACCAGTGGATGGCTTGGCGGTTCTCTGCGCCGTGGCGGCAGGAATCTTCGCTTCTGTGCTGCCGTACGTTGCCGATCTGATCGCACTGCGGCGCGTCCCCGCAAACATGTTCGGCGTGCTCATGAGCATCAACCCGGTGTTTGCCGCGGTCATCGGCGCCGTGATCCTGCACCAGGACCTGGCTGCGGGGCAGTGGGTGGGGATCGGGCTGATCGTGGCCGCCAATGCCGGGGTGCTGCTGCTGCGGGAACGTGGGCGGGGCGAAACCGTTGTTAGCCGGACGCCGGAGCCTGCCCGCTCGAACCACGGACCTGGAGCTGTGATGGCACCAGGTGGAGTCGTGCCGGGAGATCTGGAGCGGTGA
- a CDS encoding LacI family DNA-binding transcriptional regulator has product MPDAPSPAGAPGTKPTIRDVASAAGVSKSLVSLVLQGSANVSESRRRAVMEAMEQLGYRPNRLAQRLSGPRSGTIGVMLNDIRNPWFVELLEGLTAALHSAGVSPVLADSYTDQRVGRSSVETLLEQRVDGMVVVGTTNESAAIQNAARNIPVVLAGTREPVLAGVDIVVNDDDAGARQASEHLISLGHRRIAHLQGPGEVGRLRRASFERTMRDAGLEPIVVAGGGLTEESAYSTASRLLADPERPTAIFAYNDVACIGALSAADDLGLSVPHDLSLVGYDNTYLAKIRHLSLTSVDNGNLAVGVEAGKFILERLTAPDLPARLHLVPSQLQVRGSSGQAPASG; this is encoded by the coding sequence ATGCCTGATGCACCATCCCCGGCCGGCGCGCCGGGCACCAAACCAACCATTCGCGACGTCGCAAGCGCCGCGGGCGTTTCCAAGTCCCTGGTCTCCCTCGTCCTACAGGGCTCAGCCAACGTCAGTGAGAGCCGCCGTCGTGCCGTCATGGAAGCCATGGAGCAGCTGGGTTACAGGCCCAACCGACTGGCCCAACGACTTTCCGGGCCGCGCAGCGGAACCATCGGAGTGATGCTCAATGACATCCGGAATCCGTGGTTCGTGGAACTTCTCGAAGGACTCACGGCCGCCCTGCACTCCGCGGGCGTTTCACCAGTCCTGGCCGATTCGTACACTGACCAGCGGGTGGGCCGAAGTTCGGTGGAGACACTCCTGGAGCAACGCGTCGACGGCATGGTGGTAGTGGGCACCACCAATGAATCCGCAGCGATCCAAAATGCTGCCCGAAACATCCCCGTGGTCCTTGCAGGGACCCGCGAACCGGTACTGGCCGGCGTCGACATCGTGGTCAATGATGACGACGCCGGGGCGCGGCAGGCGAGCGAACACCTCATCTCACTGGGTCACCGGCGCATTGCCCACCTTCAGGGGCCGGGCGAGGTTGGGAGGCTGCGGCGGGCCTCGTTCGAACGCACTATGCGCGACGCTGGCCTTGAACCGATCGTCGTAGCGGGCGGAGGCCTCACGGAGGAAAGCGCCTACAGTACAGCAAGCCGTTTGCTTGCCGACCCGGAGAGGCCCACTGCGATCTTCGCGTACAACGACGTCGCGTGCATCGGCGCGCTGTCAGCAGCAGACGACCTTGGACTTTCCGTCCCCCACGACCTTTCACTGGTGGGCTATGACAACACCTACCTGGCCAAAATCCGGCATCTGTCGCTGACTTCCGTGGACAACGGAAATCTCGCCGTGGGCGTGGAGGCCGGCAAGTTCATCCTGGAACGGCTCACCGCTCCAGATCTCCCGGCACGACTCCACCTGGTGCCATCACAGCTCCAGGTCCGTGGTTCGAGCGGGCAGGCTCCGGCGTCCGGCTAA
- a CDS encoding Gfo/Idh/MocA family oxidoreductase gives MSAPNTRRLIAGMVGGGAGADIGRTHRYAMRLDDHFELQSGVFGRDASASRAIAVELGVPEDRNYADYREMAAAESAREDGVDVVVVATPNDSHFEIASTFLEAGISVVCEKPLTRDSTTAAALVRIAAENDAILAVPHCYSAYAMVRHAARMVRNGELGTIRFADVEHASGWAATPLEDSGHKQALWRTNPDIAGFPSVVGDLGTHAFHLLRYITGLEAERLSGRLKTLVPGRRVFDHATVELEMSGGVPARVWASMAATGHNHGLRIRLYGDQGSLEWQHEDPHHLKVQDLAGVTTILTHGLGTLHDDASRLTRVGLGHPEGFLEAFANFYSDLAEALRARRDGLALPGRELSFPTGIDGLIGVQFVEAVAASHHEDSAWKVPGTLAEKAAV, from the coding sequence ATGAGTGCACCCAATACGCGGCGTCTGATCGCTGGCATGGTCGGAGGAGGCGCTGGCGCGGATATTGGCAGGACGCATCGCTACGCCATGCGCTTGGATGACCATTTCGAGCTGCAGTCAGGAGTCTTTGGCCGGGATGCCAGCGCTTCGCGGGCGATCGCCGTCGAGCTGGGAGTTCCTGAGGACCGAAACTATGCGGACTACCGTGAAATGGCAGCGGCAGAGTCGGCGCGGGAAGACGGCGTGGACGTCGTGGTGGTGGCGACTCCCAACGACAGCCACTTCGAGATCGCCAGCACCTTCCTCGAAGCGGGCATCTCGGTGGTGTGCGAGAAGCCGCTGACCAGGGACTCAACCACAGCGGCCGCACTGGTCCGGATCGCTGCGGAAAACGACGCCATTCTCGCCGTTCCGCACTGCTATTCGGCCTACGCGATGGTTCGCCATGCTGCCCGCATGGTCCGCAATGGTGAACTGGGCACCATCCGGTTTGCCGACGTCGAGCACGCATCCGGCTGGGCGGCCACGCCCTTGGAGGACTCCGGCCACAAGCAGGCCCTCTGGCGTACCAATCCTGACATCGCCGGGTTCCCGAGCGTCGTCGGAGACCTTGGCACGCATGCCTTCCACCTGCTTCGCTACATCACCGGGCTGGAAGCGGAGCGCCTCTCCGGCCGCCTGAAAACGCTGGTTCCAGGACGTCGGGTATTCGACCACGCAACGGTGGAGTTGGAGATGTCCGGGGGCGTCCCCGCGCGCGTTTGGGCCAGCATGGCCGCCACCGGCCACAACCACGGGCTACGCATCCGTCTTTACGGGGATCAGGGCAGCCTCGAGTGGCAGCACGAGGATCCGCACCACCTCAAAGTCCAGGACCTTGCCGGGGTTACGACCATCCTTACGCACGGCCTTGGCACCCTCCACGACGACGCCTCCCGGCTCACGCGGGTCGGTCTGGGCCATCCGGAGGGCTTCCTTGAAGCTTTCGCCAACTTCTATTCCGACCTCGCCGAGGCCCTACGCGCGCGTCGGGATGGCTTGGCGCTGCCCGGGCGCGAGCTCTCATTCCCTACCGGCATCGATGGTCTGATCGGCGTCCAATTCGTCGAGGCCGTGGCCGCCTCCCACCACGAGGACTCCGCGTGGAAAGTGCCCGGTACCCTCGCAGAGAAAGCAGCAGTGTGA
- a CDS encoding Gfo/Idh/MocA family oxidoreductase, with amino-acid sequence MLRFALIGAGFIGSVHATNLAAHPGIDFRLVYDVDQQRAQTLAAVQGAAVAATLDEVFDASAIDAVFIASSTDTHAGHLRRAAAAGIAVLCEKPIDLDLNHARDVAAFAQDAGVPVMVDFNRRFDRDYAELKRVVDSGQIGKVELIQLTSRGPSMPPLSYIATSGGQMRDQTVHFFDLARWLSGLDPVEVFATGSALAEPGIVKYDDVDTSAVTLRLPGGALVQIDSVRRTGYGYDERIEIMGSTGMVEARRHRNGAVSRYSGGSVVDDGLHPGWFERVQPTYAAALAAFASSLQGGSDSVPSLEDGLKAQAIAEAAVISLRSGRMETIKY; translated from the coding sequence ATGCTCCGTTTCGCGCTCATCGGAGCCGGGTTCATCGGCTCCGTCCACGCCACCAACCTCGCCGCCCATCCCGGCATCGATTTCCGGCTCGTCTACGACGTCGACCAGCAACGCGCGCAGACCCTGGCGGCCGTGCAGGGGGCTGCTGTGGCCGCGACCCTGGATGAAGTCTTCGATGCCTCGGCGATTGACGCCGTCTTCATCGCCTCCTCCACGGACACCCACGCCGGGCATCTCCGCCGTGCTGCCGCCGCTGGGATCGCGGTGCTCTGCGAGAAGCCGATCGACTTGGACCTTAACCATGCCCGGGACGTCGCTGCGTTCGCGCAGGATGCCGGCGTTCCTGTGATGGTCGACTTCAACCGCCGCTTCGATCGCGATTATGCCGAGCTCAAACGCGTGGTGGATTCAGGCCAGATCGGCAAAGTGGAACTGATCCAGCTGACGTCGCGTGGCCCGTCCATGCCTCCGCTGTCCTACATCGCCACCTCAGGCGGTCAGATGCGCGACCAGACCGTACATTTCTTCGATCTCGCGCGCTGGCTCAGTGGCTTGGACCCCGTAGAGGTCTTCGCCACGGGTTCGGCCTTAGCGGAGCCCGGCATCGTGAAGTACGACGACGTCGACACCTCCGCGGTCACGTTGCGGCTGCCCGGAGGTGCTTTGGTGCAGATCGACTCCGTTCGCCGCACTGGTTATGGATACGACGAACGCATCGAAATCATGGGCTCCACAGGGATGGTAGAGGCCCGCCGCCACAGGAACGGTGCAGTTTCCCGATACAGCGGTGGCTCGGTTGTGGACGACGGGCTGCACCCCGGCTGGTTCGAACGCGTGCAGCCAACGTACGCGGCAGCCCTCGCCGCCTTCGCCTCTTCCTTGCAGGGAGGTTCGGATTCGGTGCCCTCGCTGGAAGACGGACTCAAGGCCCAGGCCATAGCCGAGGCTGCTGTAATCTCACTCCGCAGTGGCCGCATGGAAACCATCAAGTACTGA
- a CDS encoding TIM barrel protein codes for MSFRLAVCAEMVYGELPLIDRVRRIDGLGFEVELWDTRGRDIAALAATGARFSSMSGYFGGSVIDPATAHEVLASAEKLIPTALELGVERMVVHPAELGEGGRAVRPVQRSTGEMWLTGLRTLEQLAELGQRHSIVFALENLNTILDHPGIPLARAKDTLALVEAVNHPNVKMMLDLYHAQIGEGNLIELVRAAQPFTGEIQVADVPGRFEPGTGEINYPAIAKALRGVGYTGVIGMEASAVGGQGIEAGDAALAAFRAAFS; via the coding sequence ATGAGCTTCCGCTTGGCTGTCTGCGCGGAGATGGTCTATGGCGAGCTGCCGCTGATCGATCGTGTGCGGAGGATCGACGGGCTGGGCTTCGAGGTGGAACTGTGGGATACCCGTGGCCGGGACATCGCAGCGCTCGCAGCAACCGGCGCCAGGTTCTCTTCCATGAGTGGCTACTTCGGCGGCAGCGTCATTGATCCCGCCACTGCCCATGAAGTCCTGGCCTCCGCAGAAAAGTTGATCCCCACGGCACTGGAGCTCGGTGTCGAGCGCATGGTGGTTCATCCCGCCGAACTCGGTGAGGGCGGGCGGGCCGTTCGCCCGGTCCAGCGGTCCACCGGTGAGATGTGGCTGACCGGCCTGCGAACCTTGGAACAGCTGGCTGAACTGGGCCAAAGGCACAGCATCGTGTTTGCCCTGGAAAACCTGAATACGATCCTGGACCACCCCGGCATTCCCCTGGCGCGCGCCAAGGACACACTCGCCTTGGTCGAGGCCGTCAACCATCCCAACGTGAAGATGATGCTGGACCTCTATCACGCACAAATCGGCGAAGGGAACCTGATCGAACTTGTCCGGGCAGCCCAACCATTTACCGGTGAGATCCAGGTAGCAGACGTGCCCGGTCGCTTCGAACCGGGCACTGGCGAGATCAACTATCCCGCCATCGCAAAGGCGCTGCGCGGCGTCGGGTACACGGGAGTGATCGGCATGGAAGCGAGTGCGGTCGGTGGCCAAGGCATCGAGGCAGGCGACGCCGCCCTGGCAGCCTTCCGCGCCGCGTTCTCCTAG
- a CDS encoding Gfo/Idh/MocA family oxidoreductase, translating to MAPGTIFLETLIHDFDTLNWLNAGSVPVKVHAVADALVAPEAKAAGLLDTAVVTVTYSNGAIAVAEANFNALYGYDVRGEVFGSAGMVTAGSPQASNATSYTATGIGSATSRLNIDLFHDAYTAELAHFADDVAARRGFGGERPTAANPPGAVAAPGGVDARNALAVALAAFTSARTGLPVDVSSIANLRPAETDATAQLQAAGQGA from the coding sequence ATCGCCCCCGGTACCATCTTCCTGGAGACCCTCATCCACGATTTCGACACCCTTAATTGGCTGAATGCCGGCTCGGTACCCGTGAAAGTACACGCCGTCGCGGATGCTTTGGTTGCTCCAGAAGCCAAGGCCGCCGGCCTCCTGGACACCGCGGTGGTCACTGTCACCTACAGCAACGGCGCCATCGCTGTCGCGGAAGCCAACTTCAACGCCCTCTACGGCTACGACGTCCGCGGCGAAGTGTTCGGCTCTGCCGGCATGGTCACCGCCGGAAGCCCGCAGGCCAGCAACGCCACGAGCTATACGGCTACCGGCATCGGGTCAGCCACCTCGCGCCTGAACATCGATCTCTTCCACGACGCATACACAGCAGAGCTCGCCCACTTCGCGGACGACGTCGCCGCGCGCCGCGGCTTTGGGGGCGAGCGCCCGACGGCGGCAAACCCACCCGGCGCTGTTGCTGCTCCCGGTGGCGTGGACGCGCGCAATGCCCTGGCCGTTGCCTTGGCTGCGTTCACGTCGGCCCGGACGGGGCTGCCTGTTGACGTGTCCTCAATCGCCAATCTGCGTCCAGCCGAAACGGATGCAACAGCGCAGCTTCAGGCGGCAGGGCAGGGAGCATGA
- a CDS encoding Gfo/Idh/MocA family oxidoreductase, whose amino-acid sequence MTYLQHPVIEDRPVRIAVIGAGWIGAFHAESIARRIPNAQLEAIADPVLPALEALASRLGVSKISTDVADVLADPDVDAVLIATPLRFHSELIAAAAKAGKDVFCEKPGGRTIAELDSAIEAAASAGVVLRFGFNRRYSTDFAAARKLIDDGVVGVPQLLRSLTRDPGTEAGISKPGADRPRYHLPGDPHPRFRHP is encoded by the coding sequence ATGACGTACCTTCAGCACCCGGTCATCGAGGACCGGCCAGTCCGCATCGCCGTGATCGGCGCCGGATGGATCGGCGCATTCCACGCCGAATCCATCGCCCGACGAATCCCGAACGCCCAGCTGGAAGCCATCGCTGATCCGGTCCTACCTGCCCTGGAAGCCTTGGCAAGCCGCCTCGGCGTCAGCAAAATCAGCACCGATGTTGCCGACGTCCTTGCCGATCCGGACGTGGATGCAGTGCTTATCGCCACTCCCCTGCGGTTCCATTCCGAGCTGATCGCCGCTGCCGCCAAAGCCGGTAAGGACGTGTTCTGCGAGAAGCCCGGCGGGCGGACCATCGCCGAACTCGACTCTGCCATTGAAGCGGCGGCAAGTGCCGGCGTCGTACTCCGTTTCGGCTTTAACCGCCGCTACTCCACGGACTTCGCCGCGGCCCGGAAGCTGATCGACGACGGCGTAGTCGGAGTTCCGCAGCTACTCCGCTCCCTGACCCGGGACCCCGGCACGGAAGCCGGGATCAGCAAACCCGGAGCGGATCGCCCCCGGTACCATCTTCCTGGAGACCCTCATCCACGATTTCGACACCCTTAA